Part of the Candidatus Chlorohelix allophototropha genome, TCTGGTGGAGCGATCCCGGTATTGCTTCCGCCTTTGCCGGGGAGGAAACTATTGCTGCTTTTCCAACCTGCTATAGGCAAGGGCAGTTGCGTCAAGTGGATAAAGCCACCCTAGAAAGAGCATGCTTACGCTGGGAGCTTTCAAAACGGCGAGATGCGCGTTAGTAAGTACAACTCCATGCAAAAAGGGTGCGGAAATCAAGCCAGCAACGCATAATTCCAATGAAACTAAATTTCAAAAAATAGATTAGTTGCGGAATGAGGCACTTTATACTACTATTTTCATGCTTTGCTCTAATTATTCCAAGCGTACTCTGAAAGGTAAAGACAGATGGATTTGCAGAACAAGGGTGTTTTGGTAACAGGTGGTGCTTCCGGCTTAGGGGCAGCCTGTGTGCGGTTGTTTAATGCGTCCGGTGCAAAGGTGATAGTAGCTGATCTCAATGAAGAACTCGGCTTACAACTTGCCAATGAGCTAGGTGAAAACGTTAAATTCGTTAAAACCGATGTAGTCAGCGAGGAATCGGCAACTGCTACGGTAAAAGCTACGGTAGAAGCATTTGGCGGCATTCATGTGGCAATCAATTGTGCCGGTATCGGTAGCGCCGAACGTACTGTCGGCAAAGATGCACCTCACCCCCTCAATTCTTTTAGCAAGGTAATTCAGATCAATTTAATCGGCACTTTTAATATTATTCGTCTGGCAGCTTTTGCAATGTCCACTAATGAACCGGGCGAAGATGGTGAGCGAGGCGTAATTATCAATACTGCTTCGGTAGCGGCTTTTGATGGTCAAATCGGACAGGCGGCATATGCGGCTTCTAAAGGCGGCATCGTCGGTATGACTCTCCCAATAGCCCGCGATCTATCGCGACTCGGCATAAGAGTTGTGACTATCGCTCCCGGTCTATTTGACACTCCGTTGCTGGCAGGTTTACCAGAACCGGCGCGTTTATCTTTGGGACAACAAGTTCCCTTCCCCTCGCGTTTGGGTAATCCGGACGAATACGCAGCCTTGGCAAAGCATATCACCGAGAATCGCATGCTCAATGGTGAGGTTATCCGCCTTGATGGTGCGATTCGCATGGCTCCCCGCTAAATATTGAATGTATAATCAGGACAAGGGGTTTACGCCTCTTGTCCTAGCCGAAAACTCTCATTGCTTTTTTAACTGCGTCGATTTAACCAACCGAAAACCTATCCAAAGTGTTAGACTTAGCCAGAAAAACGGAGAAATCCAGTAGAGCGGAGAGAGCGGTTCAATGTAATTGACATAGGCGGGAAAAAAGTTTCTAAGTCCCACTCCTTTTAAAAACGCTATATTCTCTTCCAGCCACAATAATAATTTTGCCGGGTTTGTATCTTCCCAGTGATAGCTAAGACGCGGGTCTAGTATAAATGCTACGGTAATGAGTGCACCCCAGAACGCCGATACCATTATGAATACCTTTAATAATTTGCCTTGCAATGCGTTGAGCGCCTGCGCCAGCGGTAGCGCCAGCAAAGGTATTACCGGCAATAAATAACGGGCAGGCGGGCACCACTGCCCCCACCAGCGGTTGTAATCGGCTACTACCAGAAAGTAAGGTAAAGTGATTGCAATTAGCCAGTAAAATTCAGCTTTGTTTGGTAGGCTGGCTGAAATGCTGCGTTTTACCAACCATGCCAGCGGTAGCAAGTACACCGGGCTGTACATCAGCAAACCGTATTTTTGGTCGAATAGCAAACCCAGCACCCCTAGTGGTATTGTTATCGGATTAGAGAAGCCATCGTGGTCGGCGGTGCTAGGAAAAGGAAGCCCGTATAAATATTGGAAATATCCTATGAATAGGCTGCCAAAGAAGGTTATCGGCAGCAATAAAACTACATATCCCCTTCGGGAAATCGTACCGTCATCCTTGCGATATCGTAAACTCCAAAGCAAGTAGCCACCGAGTAAAGCTGAAAGTAATAGATATAGGTAGTGCAACCATGGCAGGATTCCAAGACAAATGCTTGCTAACACCAGACGAAAATTACTTACTCCGCTGCCTTCAGATAATAAACGTGCTTGTCTATAGCAATATATGACACAAAGTGCTGCCGGGAGTTGGGGGAAAATCAGATAGGCGTAGCTGAAAATCGGCGCACTACTGCCTAGCACCCCCCAGCAAACCCATGCTATTCGGCGTTGCCGGGTAGTTTCCCAGCTTAGGAGAAAAATGTTTAAGGCGAGAGTAGCTGCGATGGCGTTCAGCAAAAACATCACGCCCAGCCTCTTACCAAGCGCAAAAGGCAATGCTATGATAAAAGAAAGACCCAAGCCATGTTTGGTATAGGTTCCGGGTTGTTTTGCAGCGGTGTTGTGGGGAGTAAGCGTTTCCAATCCAGAGCAAGGAATACCGGGCGGGAGAAAGCCTTTCCAGCCTGCCAGATATTCTTCACAGGTAGGGTAAAATTCCAGCCATGATTTAGAAGCGAATTGGTTGGTTTCATCCAGATCATAATCGTATAGAATACTCTGGGCGGTAATCAGGTAAAAAGGTTCATCTCCGGTGGGTGGGCGTAAAAAATCTTGCATACGCGATGTGAATAGGGCAAAGAAAATGAATCCAGCTACCCATACTATTAAGCGCAGACGAAAATTAATAATGCTTGTATTTACAGTTGTTGGATGTAGTTGAACCTGCATTTTCCGCTTATTGCTCCTTTGCCGCATTCTAGCATAAATTTGGATAATTCATAAAAATTCTTTATCAGTGCAATAAATCCTTCAACTTATAAGGCAAAAACCCTGTTTTACAAGGATTGCCTAAATGTGTTAAAATCACTCAAGATTGTGCAAGGATGCACAGGGGAATACAGCCGTTGCGGTATCGCTCGTTACCGTTTAAAGTTCCTCTCCGCTTCCCGCATTCCTTCACACTAAGATGTTAATACATCCAAAACATCCATGACAGGAGGGAGAACCCCCACTATGTTTGCTGTATGGCTTGCCATTATTTACGGTGCTGGGCTTGTGGGTATTATCTTTGCTTTACTCCTCGCCCGACAGGTACTCGGAAGTGATCGTGGTACCCCCGAAATGCAAAACATTGCATCCAAAATCTTTCAAGGTGCAATGGCTTTCTTGAAACGTCAATACACCACTATTGCATACCTTGCTGTAGTTGCAGCCGTTGCTTTAGGTGTGTTACTGGCAGTGCTACAAACTTCTAGCCCTACTTCTGGTACTTCAATCGGGGGAGTAGAACTAGGAATTAAAACCTCCGTAGCTTTTTTAGTTGGGGCGCTTTGTTCGGGTCTTTCTGGCTTTATCGGTATGTACATAGCAGTTCAGGCTAACCTGCGTACTGCTGCTGCGGCTCGGCGTAGTTTGGCCGATGCGCTGACTATGTCGCTACGTGGTGGGGCGGTTTCCGGCTTTCTAGTAGTAGCCCTGAGTCTGATGGGTGTTACCACCATTTTGCTGGCTTACGGCGGTTTCAGCTTTGGCGATGGTTTCAAGGATGAGGCAACCGTTAATAATATCCTGACCAGCATTGTGGGCTTCGGTTTTGGAGCTAGCTTTGTGGCATTGTTTGCGCAGCTTGGCGGCGGTATCTATACCAAAGCGGCAGACGTGGGCGCAGACTTAGTGGGTAAAGTTGAAGCGGGTATTCCTGAAGACGATCCGCGCAACCCGGCAGTAATTGCCGACTTGGTGGGTGACAACGTGGGTGACTGTGCCGGTCGTGGCGCTGACCTCTTTGAATCCACTGCTGCCGAGAACATCGGCGCTATCATATTGGGTGCGGTATTGTACAAAGTCAGCCCTAATCACGATGCGGCATGGGTTATGTTCCCGCTGGTAATTATGGCGCTTGGTATCATTGCTTCGCTTATCGGTGTGCTGGTAGTTCGTCCCAGCAAGCAGATGCACGATGCGATGAGCGACCTGAATATGGGTTACTACACCACCGCTTTCTTCTGTCTAATCGGGTTAGTGGGTGTCTCCTTCTGGATGTTTGGCAACACCGGGTACGCTGATGCAAGCTGGAAATTCGCTATTTGCGGTATTTTCGGCATCTTAACCAGCTTCGCGTTTGTGCTCTTTACCCAGTATTACACGGCGGGAGCGTGGCGACCCGTTAGGGAAATTGCTGAAGCTTCCAAAACAGGTCCTGCTACGGTAGTTATTGCCGGTACGGCGGTTGGCTTTGAAACCACTGCGCCTAGCACTTTGGTAATTGGCGCGGCTTTGCTCGGCTCTTACTTCGTGGGCGACTCGATTCCCGGTTTGCCATTGGGCGGTATCTTTGGTACGGCAGTAGCAACAATGGGTATGCTGATGTCCGCCGCTTACATTTTGGCAATGGATACCTTTGGACCTATTACCGACAATGCGGGCGGTATCACTGAAATGAGCGACTCTCCTAAAGAGGTTCGCGAAATTACAGACGCGCTGGATTCGGTTGGCAATACCACCAAAGCTTTAACCAAAGGTTATGCGGTTGGTTCGGCTGCTTTAGCTGCCTTCCTGCTCTTCTCGGCTTATCTCGAAGCGGCAAAACTGATGTCACCAGCTTCCACTGCTCTGAAACCGGAACCGCTGGTAAACTTGGCTAACCCGGTAGTGTTTGTGGGCGGTTTCATCGGCGCGGCTCTAATCTTCCTGTTTAGCTCAATGACGGTACGTGCTGTCGGTAAAGCGGCAGGTAGTATGATCGAAGAAGTACGCCGCCAGTTCCGCAGCGACCCCGGTATTATGGCTGGAACCAGCGAACCTGATTACGCCCGTTGCGTGGATATTTCCACTAGGGGCGCGCTCAAGGCGATGATTATGCCCGGTTTACTGGCAGTCGGTACGCCGATTGTAGTTGGTTTGACGCTGCGAGCACAGGGCGCTGCCGGTATGCTGATGATCGGTACTATTGTGGGCGTGCTGATGGCGAACTACCTGAACAACGCGGGTGGCGCGTGGGATAACGCCAAGAAGTACATTGAGGCAGGTAATTTGAAGGACGCTACAGGCAAGATTCTTGGTAAGAAGAGCGAAGCGCATGCTGCCGCCGTAGTAGGCGATACTGTGGGCGACCCCTTCAAGGATACCAGCGGACCTTCCTTGCACGTGCTTATCAAACTGCTGTCCACCATTACGTTGGTGCTAGTACCGCTGTTCATCTAAGCTTTAAAATAATAAGCGGGCGACTTTTTACAGGTCGCCCGTTTTTTTATCTAGAATTTTAACAAATTCAAAAACCGCTCGTCCTGATCCTTATAAGGACCTACCACTGATAAACGCAGGTTTTCATCGGTGAACATCTCTTTTGCCAGTTCCTGAATTTGTTCGGCTGTAACGGCTTCAATACGTTCGACCACTTCCTCGACCGTCAGAATCCGATCGAGTAACAATTCCTGATTACCAGCCCAAGAAGCGACGGCGCGGGTGTCTTCTAGTCCCAATAACATCCGACCTTTATTGTATTCTTTAGCTTTTAGTAATTCAGCATCAGATACTCGCTCATCTCGGATTTTTCGCATCTCTCCTAAAATTGCTGTAATAGTTTCATCGGTATTGTCCGGGTCAACTCCACTGTAAACAATCCAAGCTCCGGTATCGCTCATCTGGCTGGCATAGCTATCTACGGTGTAGCATAAGCCCCGCTCTTCCCGAATTTCCTGAAATAAGCGGCTACTCATGCCACTGCCCATGATGGTATCCAAAATTGATAAAATATAGCGGCGCGGGTCAACATATGCGAGGGATGGCACTGCTACACAAAGGTTAGTTTGCTCAGTCTCTTTGAAGTAGATTTTCTGGCGCGGACCGCCATTGACAGCCACAGTCGGTTTAGCGGCAGGACGTTCACCCGCAGGCAATTGACCGAGGGTAGCCTCCACCATTTTCACTACTTCAGCATGCTCTATATTACCGGCGACACTCACAATCATATCCGCCGGAAGGTAATTTTTTTGTAGATAGCTCATTAAGTGTTCGCGTTTGATTCCACCTACGGTTTCATCATTTCCGGCGATGTCCCGCCCTGCCGGTTGATCCCCCCAGATGACATTGGCGATTATTTCGTTTGCCAGATCAGGTGGCGAGTCAAGCGTCATATGGATTTCTTCGATGATAACCTTGCGCTCTTTTTCAATCTCGTTCGGGTCGAATTTCGCGTTTAGCATCATATCGCTCAATACATCAAAGGCAAGGGGGAAATGAGCTTTTGGGACTTTAGCCCAGTAATTGGTCACTTCGCGTCCGGTGCTGGCGTTTAGAACCCCTCCAACCGCCTCGATTGCTTCACTTATTGCTTTAGCGGTTGGACGTTTGTTAGTTCCCTTGAAAACCATGTGTTCTATGAAATGGCTAATTCCAGCTAATTTATCTTCTTCGTAACGGCTACCTACTCCGTAATATAAGATTGTGCTAACTGATTGGGTGTGTGGCATAGAATTTGAGATGACTCGCACTCCATTATTCAGCGTAGTTTTTTCGTAACCCATTTTGAACCTTTCTTGAAAGAACTTCCTAAAAAATACACGTTCAGCAATCATATCATAATTGGCAATTTAGGGCTTTTTGAAACGATAGACAAGCCGCGAAAATTGAGTTAAGCTCTGGTTCTATCTATATAGATTTGAAAATAAAAGGATGGGGAAATGCTACGCTATTTGGATATTGAGGGTGCTTTTAATTTTAGAGATATTGGCGGTTACCCGGTAGAAGCTGCGGGGCTTACAAGCTGGGGTAGGCTATTTAGATCAGGGTCACTTCATAATTTGTCTGAAACAAGTATAAATAGATTGCATGCGTTGGGTTTGAAAACGGTCATTGATTTGCGTACTACCCGTGAGATAACTGAGAGACCTGATATTGTGAATGGTTTTGATTATCACTCATTGCCGGTGATTGAAGGTCAACAGGAAAAAGAATTGGCTAAAAGCAATAAACTGACCGAGCATTATAAATATATGCTAGAAAATACTCAACCCCGTTTAAAAACAATATTTGAACATTTGGCTACTCTTGAAAATAGTCCTGTGCTGGTGCATTGTGCTGCCGGGAAAGACCGCACCGGTCTAGTTATCGCTTTGGTACTAGGCAATGCTGGTGTCGCGGATGAAACTATTATCGAGGATTACGCACTGAGTGATCGTTACCTTGATGGCTTTTACAAGGAAGCCTATGAAGAAGCACGCCAGAAGGGCTATGATATTGTACGCTATTCAAATGTACTCAATTCAAATAGCGAGAATATGGCTAATACGATAACCTATTTGCGAGAGCGTTATGGGGATTTTAAAGGCTATTTGAGCGCAATTGGTTTAAGTGACGAGACACTCGATAAGTTGCGCAATCTGATAATTAATTAATCGCCTACGAGGATACTATGGAAATCTGGCTAGGTTTGTTGGCTGCTGTTTGGGCATTATTACTATTTGGTGGCTTTGTTCTAGGCAGAGATAATCCTGAAAAAACTTACCGCATGCCTCTTAATACTCGGCTAAGTTCTTCATTTATGCTGATGGTAGCCGGTTGGAGTTGGGTATTAGCGGTAGGTACTAAACCCGGTAATTATGCTTTTTTTATCGCTTTGGGTATGACGCTCGGATTTATAGGCGATTTGTGTATGGCAAGCGTTATACCATTATCACAGCCTGCGCTAGGGGGGATTTGCGCTTTCGGAATCGGGCATGTCTTTTATATCGTAGCATTGCTTACTTTTGGGAATAGCAATGGTTTGGATTCTCCTATCCCGCGTTGGCTGGCTTTAATACTATGGTGGCTGATTGGTCTAGGAGGGTGGTATATCGTTGTGGGGTGCAAGGGTAAACCGGATGTTCTTCGATTAGCCGCTTTGCCTTACGCGCTTTTGTTAAGCAGCACTGCCGGATTTGCCGGGGGGTTGGCTGTGCAATCCCCCGGTTTCATTTATTTGGCTGTCGGCGCTGCCCTTTTTCTTTTCAGTGATTTACTAATAGCTGCTCAACTATTTTCCGGTTTAAACTTTCGACATATCGGTGACGTTATTTGGCTAACCTACGGTCCGGCGCAATTTCTGATTGTATACAGCATTATTAATGCATTGTCGGTATCCAGTTTTAACTAAAAAAGCCCCATTCTACGAGTTGGAGTAGAGTGAGGCTTCTTCTCTATGGCAGTCGAAGAACGATATGTCGTCTTATGCCACACCAAGATTGAAATTTTCGCTAAGCGCAACTTCGCGCACTTTATAAAGTAGAAGTTCGCTCACACGGCGTATTTTCTGCTCCACGCCCATAACATTAAAATACCAAAGGGTCATCCCTTCAAATACAACCTCAACACTCAAATGTGTACCAGAATTAGTGGGCAGAATAGACCAGGTATGGTGTGCTTTAAATTCTTTGCATTGTGCTTCCCAGCTAAAATATGACTCTGGTTCAATTTCGGTCAGTCGCGAGGCGCGATTCCTGTCGTTAAGCGGGCTAAGCACTTGGAGGAATGAGCTAAAGGGTGAGAATTTGGATTCAACCTGATTCTTAGAAGAAATCCCCCCAATATTAGCAAGACGAAGCAAAGCCGACCAGACAACTTGAGTATCAGACTCAATATCCAGAGTGCTGACAACTTTTAAATTAAAATCAGCAGTATCTCGAAAGCGCTCAAGTCGGTAATTTGATTCTCTGCTCATAAATAAAAACCTCTGCCGGACAAAAATTACAACTACACAACCTAATGGTAATATGAATGATACCATTTCATTGTGAATAGTCTGCTATTACTTTTTTGCTATTAATTTTTAATATCAGTACTATCCTATGACCCGTACTTTAGAGGTTACAGGGCAGTTGCAAGAAACGTTTTTAAGCCAATAACCTGTTGCACTGACCGGGAGGAGTAAGAGAGAGGGTGAGTTCAAGGGGACACCCTTTCCGAACTTGCAACAGCCCTGATTAGAGGTTTGCGATAATTGCCCGCTTTTAACAGAGTAGTGTATAATTGAACTGTTCGCCGATAAATTGATTAATTACAAAGGATTGATAACTTGAGCGGAGATAATATGGAGCAAATTGTAGCGCAACCCATTAGGGGTAAAGCTGATTTGCACCTCCACACCACTGCCAGCGATGGCATGGGAACTGTCGAAGAAGTGCTTGAATACGTTGAACATAAAACAGATCTCGATGTGATAGCCATTACAGATCATGATGAGATAAGGGGAGCTTGGGCAGCGCGAGAACTGGCTGCCAAAAATAACTACCGCTTCAAGATTTTAATGGGTCAGGAAATTACCAGCCGTCACGGGCATATCTTGATTTACGGCGTAGAAGAACCTTTTAAAATGTTCAAATCGCTGGAAGCGACGGTAGAATGGGCGCATGAGCGCGGGGGAGTGGTTATTATCCCTCATCCCCTCAGCTATATGACTCTCAGTGTAGGCGAAAACCAGCTTCGTAAACTTTTCAACAAACAATTGCACGTTGATGGAATAGAAATAATCAATCCCAGTATTGCCGGGTATGTACGTCGCCACGAGGTAAAAACCATTAATGATGAAGAATGGGATTTGGCGCAAATCGGCAGTAGCGATGCCCATTTTCCGCATCATATCGCCACCGCCTATACTTCTTTTCCGGGTAAAACAATTGAGGAGTTGCTTCAAGCTATCAAGGATCGTACCACTCAACCTCATGGGCGTTATCTGACTATCAAAGAACAGTTACAGGGCGCAGGTAAACAAAATCTGAGAAGTCTGGTTATCCTACCCGCTGACAAAATGCGCAGAGCTATTGCTACCGTCTCTCGGCGATTGCCTAACAATAAGTAAAGGCGGGAAAGAATTTACTAATGAAGATTTGCCTTGTTTCGCCTTACGATTATACACGGGAAGGCGGTGTTAACCAGCATATAATGCACCTCGCCGAAAACTTTCGGGTATTGGGACATACTGCCAAAATTATTGCACCCACCTCAATTGACCCAGAAGAATTTTTGCATCCTGACCCAGATGTTTATCTGGTTGGTAATGTTGTACCCATCAAGGCAAATGGAAGTGTTGCCCGTATAACTCTTTCTCTCAATCTAAGTAGCAAAATAAAGCAAATCTTGCTAGATGAGCAATTTGATGTGGTTCATGTGCATGAGCCGCTTATGCCTGCTTTGCCTCTAACAGTTTTGTTAAATTCCAACGCGGTAAATATTGGCACTTTCCACGCTTTTTCACAATCGCATATCGGCTATTATTATATGCGTCCATTCTTGCGCCCTTTTGTTAATAAGCTCGATGGTAGAATTGCCGTTTCAAAGCCTGCTCTTGAATTTATCCGACAGTATTTCAGGGGAAACTATGAAATTATTCCCAATGGCATTGACCTAAGCCGCTTTGAGGAAGAGAATGAACCTATTACTGAACTAACTGACGGCAAATTGAATATTCTGTTTGTTGGAAGGTTCAGCGAACGTCGCAAGGGTCTTAAATTTTTGTTGCGCGCCTATAACACCGTAAAAATGCAGATCCCAAATGCGCGACTGGTAATCGTTGGTAAGGGTGAAACTAAAGGCTATCAAAATTACTTGAATCGAAACGGGATAAAAGATGTAGTTTTTACCGGATTTGTGCCGGATGAAATGCTACCACGCTACTATAGAAGTTGCCATGTATTTTGTGCGCCTTCTATCGGGGGCGAGAGTTTTGGAATTATTTTGCTGGAAGCAATGGCAAGTGGGTTGCCGGTAATCGCCAGCGATATTCCCGGTTATGCTAGTGTCCTACAGCATGGGTTGCAAGGATTGCTGGTTGAACCACGTAATCGTGAGGCGCTTGCTTTGTCGCTGGTGCATTTGCTGGCAGATAGTGATTTGCGTAGCAGGATGGGTGATGCCGGGCGTGCGCGTGCTTTGGAATACACTTGGGAAAAAGTAGCACAGCGTGTTCTTACCTTTTATGAACGCAGCGAGAACCGTCGCCGCGCCCGCATAAGACTCAAGCGCATTCGTAGAGCAACACGTCGCTACTATGGTTTTGGTTGGCTGCTAAAAAGAGGTAGTCGTCCTTCTTCATCTTATCCGACCGATTCTATTCCTCCTAGAGAAGCTACCGGTTAAAATCAGAACCAGCCTATCGGTTTGAAAATATAGATAAGTTGGAAGAGCGAAAAGAAATAACCAAAGACGCTGCCCCCTATTACTTGCGGGAGCGTATGCGCTTTTAGATAGACCCGCGCCCAACCTACCATTGGGAACAGCAAAAAGAAAGGCGCTATAACCCCGCCGCTGGTTATAGTCAATATAGCTAGCGGAGACCCCACCCCTGTCATATGTACGCTGATTTTCCAGAAGAAATTAATCAGTAATACAATCAAAAGGTTGGCAGTGTAGCAGATCGCCAGAGCGGTAACATAACCATTACCATAGAAAACTAGCAAAAGCACCACGCCCACCAAATATGAGGTGATGGTCAGGATAAAGGGAATAGTACGTTGGCTGCGAATCGGAATGTGGATGCTGTTTACCTTGTTGCCAATACGCAACAACAGCACTAATACTATTGGAATAGTGACCCCAAAGGTAATCGCCAAAAACTGACCCAGCCAATAACGTTCGGACGGTATGTGACTTTCAGTATCATACAAGCCTAGAATCAGGTAAGTGGGTATAGCAAGAATAGGAGGCGCGGCAAGGTTAGTAATATTGCGCGCCACGCGAGTAAGAGTGCCTGTATTTTCCTTTACTGACACATTGTTTTTCAGTCGGGTTTCACCCGGCATGCTTGCTTCTTTCTCAGAAACTTCGCTCAACCAAGAAAGCGCACAAATCGTGCAATTGTTTTAAGGGCGGATTCTTTTCAATAGAATCCGGCATGGCTTCTGCTAGGGCTGCTTCTGCTTCTGATCGCAACTTCTCTGCCTGATTTTGCGAGAAAACTTTAGCGCCACAGCGCTCAAAAGCGTCCATTATAAATTGTTCTTCCGCTGGCTTAACAGGGTCAGTGCGCTGATAAATCTCCAGTAATTGCTCACGATCTGCATCGGTAGCATGTGTCAACGCATATATTACCGGCAGGCTTTTCTTACGCCGTCTGATATCGCTGCCGCTAGGTTTGCCCGTTTCGCTGGAAAGCCCCCAAATACCCAGGATATCATCTCTAATCTGAAATGCCAACCCGATTTTCAAGCCAAAGGTAGCAAGATTAAACACTACGCTTTCATCAAGCGGTTCCGGTAAACCGGCGATTGCGCCACATTCAAGGGCACAACTGAAAATAGCTGCGGTTTTGCCACCGATCATATCAATATACATTTCTGGGGTTACTTCGAGGGTATCCTCAAAACTCATATCTTTGTGCTGACCCAACGACAACCGCACTGACATATCAGATGTTGATTCCGCAATCCGTAAGGTGCGCTCTTGGGTTAGCCCTTTATTAGCGGCACGATGAAGCCGCCGGAAAGCCAATACATGCAAGCAATCGCCCACATTTATCGCTTTTGGCTTGCCCCAGAGTGCCCAAATGGTGGGACGCCCCCTTCGAGCGCGATCATCGTCCTCTATATCATCGTGGACTAGGCTATAGTTGTGAATCATTTCGAGGCAGGCAGCAACGGGAAGTGCAGGGGCAAGGGGCGCACCAAAGCCCAAAGGATGGCACGCTTGATAAGCGAGAAGGTACATTACAGGGCGTAATTTTTTGCCGCTATTGCCGCCCTCTATCTCTTTAAAATTCTCGTCAACCCAACCAAACTGGTAACTGATAGCGCCACGCATAAATTCGTCGAGCCTGATACCTAACTCTTCTTTGATTTCGGCATCGATTGCTGCGGCATAGCGGGTTAATGCTCTTGTAAATTCTTGATTCTGGCTCATATTTTACGCAAATGTTTTCTAGTGTTTAAAATGTCGTCGTCCGGTAAATACCATTGTAATGTTATGCTTTTGTGCTACTTCGATTACATCCTGATCACTGATTGAACCACCCGGTTGTATAATAGCTGTAACCCCACCATTCACGGCAGTTTCTACGCCATCTACCTTAGGGAAATAGGCATCGCTGGCAAGTACACAGCCACTGGCGCGAGAACCTGCTTTTGAAAGCGCAATTTTAACCGAATCTACTCGACTGGGCTGCCCTGCTCCCATCCCTACGATGGAATGGTTCTTAGCCAGCACGATAGCATTAGATTTGACGTGTTTGACCGCTCGCCATGCAAATTGCAGGTTGGTTATTTCTTCCAAAGTTGGTTCGCGCCCGGTCATAACCTGCATTGGAATATCGCGTTCGGCTAGCACATCACGGGTTTGGGCTAGGAAACCACCCAACACCGGACGTAATTCTAGGTTCATTACTATTT contains:
- a CDS encoding glycosyltransferase family 4 protein is translated as MKICLVSPYDYTREGGVNQHIMHLAENFRVLGHTAKIIAPTSIDPEEFLHPDPDVYLVGNVVPIKANGSVARITLSLNLSSKIKQILLDEQFDVVHVHEPLMPALPLTVLLNSNAVNIGTFHAFSQSHIGYYYMRPFLRPFVNKLDGRIAVSKPALEFIRQYFRGNYEIIPNGIDLSRFEEENEPITELTDGKLNILFVGRFSERRKGLKFLLRAYNTVKMQIPNARLVIVGKGETKGYQNYLNRNGIKDVVFTGFVPDEMLPRYYRSCHVFCAPSIGGESFGIILLEAMASGLPVIASDIPGYASVLQHGLQGLLVEPRNREALALSLVHLLADSDLRSRMGDAGRARALEYTWEKVAQRVLTFYERSENRRRARIRLKRIRRATRRYYGFGWLLKRGSRPSSSYPTDSIPPREATG
- a CDS encoding polyprenyl synthetase family protein, whose protein sequence is MSQNQEFTRALTRYAAAIDAEIKEELGIRLDEFMRGAISYQFGWVDENFKEIEGGNSGKKLRPVMYLLAYQACHPLGFGAPLAPALPVAACLEMIHNYSLVHDDIEDDDRARRGRPTIWALWGKPKAINVGDCLHVLAFRRLHRAANKGLTQERTLRIAESTSDMSVRLSLGQHKDMSFEDTLEVTPEMYIDMIGGKTAAIFSCALECGAIAGLPEPLDESVVFNLATFGLKIGLAFQIRDDILGIWGLSSETGKPSGSDIRRRKKSLPVIYALTHATDADREQLLEIYQRTDPVKPAEEQFIMDAFERCGAKVFSQNQAEKLRSEAEAALAEAMPDSIEKNPPLKQLHDLCAFLVERSF